In Pararge aegeria chromosome 5, ilParAegt1.1, whole genome shotgun sequence, one DNA window encodes the following:
- the LOC120623928 gene encoding uncharacterized protein LOC120623928 has translation MYQKQQKKIVSRKGRPIAVANNIVVPKVTEQQPINEIISANYSNIRTVEDDSRVDPVEDVQDQYEAADAFKSEVERFIEISKYFSSPLRKTASYVCENSLVSYPNPYRVEYKRGSVTTEHIKFSNLTLEPVYIKLYKLVPDLEQLKYINLSLSRCKRLPPGLSFNLGFVYDDLNEKPPCNAKMVFVASRKTSTPCYQICEIDLQISAQKVRLVTV, from the coding sequence ATGTATcaaaagcaacaaaaaaaaattgttagtaGAAAGGGTCGTCCCATCGCTGTTGCAAATAATATAGTGGTACCTAAGGTCACCGAACAGCAACCAATAAATGAGATCATCAGTGCAAACTATTCCAACATACGTACTGTTGAAGATGACTCTAGAGTAGATCCAGTCGAAGATGTTCAAGATCAATACGAAGCCGCTGACGCCTTTAAATCCGAAGTAGAGAGGTTCATAGAAATATCCAAATACTTTTCGAGTCCCTTAAGAAAAACAGCGTCCTACGTATGTGAAAATAGCTTGGTATCTTATCCTAATCCGTATCGTGTAGAGTATAAGCGCGGAAGCGTAACGACGGAACACATAAAGTTCAGCAATTTAACTCTAGAACCAGTTTACATTAAGCTTTACAAACTCGTTCCCGATTTGGAACAACTCAAATACATCAATTTATCACTGTCTAGATGTAAAAGACTTCCACCAGGACTATCCTTCAACTTGGGATTTGTGTATGACGACCTTAATGAAAAACCTCCGTGCAATGCAAAAATGGTATTTGTTGCCTCACGAAAAACTTCAACACCTTGCTATCAGATATGCGAAATAGATTTACAAATAAGCGCCCAAAAGGTTCGACTTGTAACGgtttag